The following are encoded together in the Astyanax mexicanus isolate ESR-SI-001 chromosome 8, AstMex3_surface, whole genome shotgun sequence genome:
- the slc25a24l gene encoding solute carrier family 25 member 24, like, which yields MNGGSRGSGADAGADADAAALLADCSCSCECGSVDQEVMEQFESLFCKLDRNRDGFISVEELQEEMRRVGVVCGEEKARIIVSNSDRDQDGRLNYEEFLNYIMDQEKKWKIDFQNLDKNNRGVIDQEDIVNVFKELGVVISKQSAKRIIQMMDEDSSMTVDWGEFLQHVIINPAENIRELISSWKHTLVFDVGESRSMPIELTQAETDLSEWRNFILAAGLSDAVSRTVTAPIDRLKTQLQVYGSKAVSLGLQDLRTGGLRSMWQGNAVNVLKGTPQSTLQCFLYTQMRKQTLGERDHLSVEQRFGLGCVSGAVAHAAFYPLEVLKVRLNLQQAGNYSGLLGCAKSIYSNESVTAFYRGFRPSLLCMIPYAGVECAVHQSIMSWARRNPANRSDIKLLFFSFVAFACGQASSYPLAVIRTQHQAQAFTSNCQNSSHIFHGLVGIYEKNGLRGFYSGMGASFVRAVPCALLNYTLISKLEELLSTHL from the exons ATGAATGGAGGCTCACGTGGGTCTGGTGCTGatgctggtgctgatgctgatgctgcagcTCTGTTAGCAGACTGTAGCTGTAGCTGTGAGTGTGGATCAGTGGATCAGGAGGTGATGGAGCAGTTTGAGAGCTTGTTCTGTAAGCTGGACCGGAACAGGGATGGGTTTATCTCGGTggaggagctgcaggaggagaTGAGGAGGGTTGGGGTGGTGTGTGGTGAAGAGAAAGCCCGG atcATCGTGAGCAACAGTGACCGTGATCAGGATGGACGACTTAATTACGAGGAGTTCCTGAACTATATAATGGACCAAGAAAAGAAGTGGAAGATTGACTTTCAGAACCTTGATAAGAACAACCGTG GAGTCATTGACCAGGAGGATATCGTAAATGTGTTTAAGGAATTAGGTGTGGTCATATCAAAGCAGAGCGCAAAGAGAATCATCCAGAT GATGGATGAGGACAGCTCCATGACTGTGGATTGGGGGGAATTCCTGCAACATGTGATCATCAACCCAGCAGAAAATATCAGAGAGCTTATATCCTCATGGAAGCACACACTG GTGTTTGACGTTGGTGAGAGTCGATCCATGCCTATAGAGCTCACTCAGGCGGAGACGGATCTGTCCGAGTGGAGGAACTTCATCCTGGCTGCAGGTCTGTCTGACGCTGTTTCCAGAACTGTGACGGCTCCCATTGACCGATTAAAGACTCAGCTACAG GTTTATGGCTCCAAGGCTGTGTCTTTGGGTTTGCAAGATCTGAGAACTGGAGGCTTGAGGTCCATGTGGCAGGGAAATGCTGTTAATGTGCTTAAAGGAACACCACAGTCCACACTGCAGTGTTTCCTGTATACCCAG ATGAGGAAGCAGACCCTGGGCGAGAGAGATCACCTGTCTGTGGAGCAGCGTTTCGGACTGGGCTGTGTGTCTGGAGCTGTAGCACACGCAGCATTTTACCCCCTAGAG GTTCTGAAGGTGAGGCTGAATCTGCAGCAGGCCGGTAACTACAGCGGACTCCTGGGATGTGCAAAGTCCATTTACAGCAACGAGTCTGTGACAGCTTTCTACAGAGGTTTCAGACCAAGTCTGCTCTGCATGATCCCATATGCTGGAGTGGAGTGTGCTGTTCATCAG TCGATAATGAGCTGGGCCAGACGAAACCCTGCCAACCGCAGTGACATCAAACTGCTGTTCTTCAGCTTTGTGGCGTTCGCGTGTGGACAGGCCAGCAGCTACCCTCTGGCCGTCATTAGAACCCAGCATCAAGCGCAAG cttttacatcaaacTGCCAGAATTCCTCACATATATTTCATGGACTGGTTGGGATCTATGAGAAGAACGGGCTGAGAGGTTTCTACAGTGGGATGGGGGCTAGTTTTGTGCGGGCCGTCCCGTGTGCTCTGCTAAATTACACCCTCATCTCTAAACTGGAAGAACTGCTTTCCACACATCTATGA